From the Ruania alkalisoli genome, one window contains:
- a CDS encoding ABC transporter substrate-binding protein encodes MTRNALSRRQLMGGAGLTGMAGLLAACSGESPPPDPAGGGGTGGGGGSGEGLQWWDHFGGLQDLHAEWATTEGDQIGVPIEYSYNEPSQTTEALQVANQTNSLPDVFSNVLGLPLPALVEAGWLSPITLSDEALARLPEGTFTEGITMMNGEIYGLPALSDRQYWACTWYNSEIAEEVGFEPPSSYDEMRAALQAIADHGEYAPMTLALGAAGRIRDQVDGLAQGGGFPGWQGLRYDTGEYEYQHDTYINAIELLKEISDNGWLLPGTNSFQIPDARGRWAAGQIGFFIDGPWSPGGVRSLNAEHLPRMAVAGMLTPGGEELIITRGAPAPTWFVAGSSANPEAASQLVETFTRDDYQRALAEAMDQPPLNLDVVADADVIDPYAWLIEDFKERVFRAPEAEVRNVAATEALARTTPIAPHLGDIIQGYLGGDISDLQGELVKLSDAFNSDLDSAIESAAAEGFEVSREDWAFPDWERGTDYTY; translated from the coding sequence ATGACTCGCAACGCACTCAGCCGCCGTCAACTGATGGGCGGCGCTGGACTCACCGGAATGGCCGGTCTGCTCGCCGCGTGCAGTGGGGAGAGCCCGCCGCCCGATCCTGCCGGGGGTGGTGGCACCGGCGGCGGTGGCGGCAGCGGCGAAGGGCTGCAGTGGTGGGACCACTTCGGTGGCCTGCAGGACCTGCACGCCGAATGGGCAACCACCGAGGGTGACCAGATCGGTGTCCCGATCGAGTACTCCTACAACGAACCCAGCCAGACCACCGAGGCCTTGCAGGTGGCGAATCAGACGAACTCGCTGCCGGACGTGTTCTCGAACGTGCTCGGCCTGCCGCTGCCGGCGTTGGTCGAGGCGGGATGGCTGAGTCCGATCACCCTCTCCGACGAAGCGCTGGCCCGCCTGCCGGAGGGGACGTTCACAGAAGGAATCACCATGATGAACGGGGAGATCTATGGTCTTCCCGCTCTCTCGGACCGGCAGTACTGGGCCTGTACCTGGTACAACTCCGAGATCGCCGAGGAGGTCGGCTTCGAGCCGCCGTCCAGCTATGACGAGATGCGGGCGGCGCTGCAGGCGATCGCCGATCACGGTGAGTACGCCCCGATGACCCTGGCCCTCGGAGCGGCTGGTCGTATCCGCGACCAGGTGGACGGCCTCGCCCAGGGCGGTGGCTTCCCGGGCTGGCAGGGTCTGCGCTACGACACCGGCGAGTACGAGTACCAGCACGACACCTACATCAACGCGATCGAGCTGCTGAAGGAGATCTCCGACAACGGCTGGCTGCTGCCGGGGACGAACTCCTTCCAGATCCCCGATGCTCGTGGTCGCTGGGCAGCCGGGCAGATCGGGTTCTTCATCGACGGCCCGTGGTCCCCAGGTGGCGTGCGCTCGCTGAACGCCGAGCACCTGCCCAGGATGGCGGTGGCCGGGATGCTGACCCCGGGCGGTGAGGAGCTCATCATCACCCGTGGTGCACCGGCACCGACGTGGTTCGTCGCCGGGTCCAGCGCCAACCCTGAGGCCGCCAGTCAGCTGGTGGAGACCTTCACGCGTGATGACTACCAGCGGGCGCTGGCCGAGGCGATGGACCAGCCGCCGCTGAACCTTGATGTGGTGGCCGATGCCGACGTGATCGACCCCTACGCGTGGCTGATCGAGGACTTCAAGGAGCGGGTGTTCCGGGCTCCTGAGGCTGAGGTGCGCAACGTCGCTGCTACTGAGGCGCTGGCACGGACCACCCCGATCGCACCGCACCTGGGCGACATCATCCAGGGCTACCTCGGCGGTGACATCAGCGATCTGCAGGGCGAGCTGGTCAAGCTCAGCGACGCGTTCAACTCCGACCTCGACTCGGCGATCGAGTCTGCGGCGGCTGAGGGCTTCGAGGTTTCACGCGAGGACTGGGCGTTCCCCGACTGGGAACGCGGCACCGACTACACCTACTGA
- a CDS encoding SDR family NAD(P)-dependent oxidoreductase translates to MDTFPSERTAIVTGAGSPRGIGRAVARRLAKDGWALGLLDIDGAAVRGLAEEIVAAGGRAAGAGVDVSDRDAVRAAVAEVTDALPPVLALANIAGVSSPVPYLDLDDAEWERVLRTNLFGVHYLTAAVAPAMVAAGGGRIVSISSVSAQRGGGTYSKTPYSVAKAGVIGLTRSLARELGPHGITANAIAPGPIDTDIMGGTLSEERKAELVGDLVVNRVGTVEDIAASVAFLVGEESGYITGQTLNVDGGLYMH, encoded by the coding sequence ATGGACACGTTCCCTAGCGAACGCACGGCGATCGTCACCGGGGCCGGATCGCCCCGGGGCATCGGGCGGGCGGTGGCACGCCGACTGGCCAAGGATGGCTGGGCGCTCGGCCTGCTCGATATCGACGGCGCCGCCGTCCGGGGCCTGGCCGAGGAGATCGTCGCGGCCGGTGGCAGGGCTGCAGGAGCCGGGGTGGACGTGTCCGACCGCGACGCCGTGCGCGCCGCGGTGGCCGAGGTGACGGACGCGCTGCCGCCGGTGCTGGCGCTCGCGAACATCGCGGGCGTCAGCTCCCCGGTGCCCTACCTGGACCTCGACGACGCGGAGTGGGAGCGGGTGCTGCGCACGAACCTGTTCGGGGTGCATTACCTGACGGCGGCCGTCGCCCCTGCCATGGTGGCGGCCGGGGGTGGTCGGATCGTGTCCATCTCCTCCGTCTCGGCCCAGCGCGGTGGTGGCACCTACTCCAAGACCCCGTACTCGGTGGCCAAGGCCGGCGTGATCGGTCTGACCCGGTCGCTGGCGCGCGAGCTTGGGCCGCATGGGATCACCGCGAACGCGATCGCTCCGGGGCCCATCGACACCGACATCATGGGCGGCACCCTCTCCGAGGAACGCAAGGCCGAGCTCGTGGGTGACCTGGTGGTGAACCGGGTGGGAACGGTGGAGGACATCGCGGCCTCCGTGGCCTTCCTGGTGGGGGAGGAGTCTGGCTATATCACCGGGCAGACGTTGAATGTGGACGGTGGGTTGTATATGCACTGA
- a CDS encoding YczE/YyaS/YitT family protein, with amino-acid sequence MSQLADLGPIAQLRAGRLPRRLPQPFLGLWLYGISTAVILRGDLGATPWDVLHSGLIRHVPLTLGQAVIAVSLLVLLLWLPLKEKPGLGTVANAIVVGISADVTLALLDRPDVLVARVGLMLGGILLCALATALYVGAQLGRGPRDGLMTGLHRRTGLSIRLVRTALELTVVLVGVLLGGRLGVGTVLFALTIGPLTQALLPRFIVTLPQRDTHVPTTRTEPPTRTRRIPFPPPNQPTDARTVVPWRKRDSKWRG; translated from the coding sequence ATGAGTCAGCTCGCCGACCTCGGACCGATTGCGCAACTGCGCGCCGGCCGTTTGCCCCGGCGGCTGCCACAGCCTTTCCTGGGCCTGTGGCTATACGGCATCAGCACCGCCGTGATTCTGCGCGGCGATCTGGGAGCGACACCGTGGGACGTACTGCACTCCGGGCTGATCCGGCACGTGCCGCTGACGCTCGGTCAAGCAGTGATCGCAGTGAGTCTGCTGGTACTGCTGCTCTGGCTGCCACTGAAGGAGAAGCCCGGCCTGGGCACGGTGGCCAACGCAATCGTCGTCGGTATCTCCGCCGATGTCACGCTCGCCCTCCTTGATCGGCCCGATGTCCTGGTAGCGCGGGTGGGGCTGATGCTGGGAGGCATCCTGCTATGCGCCCTGGCTACAGCCCTGTACGTCGGCGCCCAGCTCGGGCGTGGGCCACGGGACGGGCTGATGACCGGCCTGCACCGGCGGACCGGGCTCTCGATACGACTGGTCCGCACCGCACTGGAACTCACGGTCGTCCTCGTCGGAGTTCTCCTCGGTGGGCGCCTCGGCGTGGGCACCGTGCTGTTCGCCCTCACCATCGGACCACTCACCCAGGCGCTGCTTCCCCGATTCATCGTGACACTGCCCCAACGAGACACCCATGTCCCGACGACACGCACCGAGCCCCCGACCCGGACACGCCGAATCCCCTTTCCGCCACCGAACCAACCTACGGATGCCAGAACGGTGGTTCCCTGGCGGAAAAGGGATTCGAAGTGGCGCGGCTGA
- a CDS encoding DinB family protein, translating into MTPMNRAGRRDHPPPRTGPSEKEVLVGFLDYLRGSVAAKVDGVPEPEVREPGVPSGTNLLGLIHHLTHVERALFLGVQVRSWPATFRAPRSSSVAGVVSAYYDAVDQSNAVIDACEDLAGSDWRPEAKDACPSLRWALTHMVEETGRHAGHADVLREQIDGRTGR; encoded by the coding sequence ATGACCCCCATGAACCGGGCAGGCCGGCGAGATCATCCGCCTCCGCGGACCGGTCCGAGTGAGAAGGAGGTGCTTGTCGGGTTCTTGGACTACCTGCGCGGATCCGTCGCCGCCAAGGTCGACGGCGTACCCGAGCCGGAGGTCAGGGAACCTGGGGTGCCATCGGGCACCAACCTTCTCGGCCTGATCCACCACCTGACGCATGTGGAACGCGCACTGTTCCTCGGAGTGCAGGTGCGCAGCTGGCCCGCGACCTTCCGTGCACCCCGATCCTCCAGCGTCGCCGGCGTCGTCTCCGCCTACTACGACGCCGTCGACCAGTCGAACGCGGTCATCGACGCCTGTGAGGACCTGGCCGGATCGGATTGGCGGCCCGAGGCGAAAGATGCCTGTCCGTCGCTGCGGTGGGCGTTGACGCACATGGTCGAAGAGACCGGTCGCCATGCCGGTCACGCAGATGTCCTGCGCGAGCAGATCGACGGACGTACCGGTCGTTGA
- a CDS encoding zinc-binding dehydrogenase yields the protein MRAVRVSEYGGPEVLVPVELPDPVAAAGEVVLRAEAIDTIYLETQIRGGWGEMFGIELPYVPGGAAAGTVVSVGPGVDPSWRGRLVLARLGTQGAYAELVRTSIDQLVPVPDGLGLREAAALAHDGVTGIGILEAMAIKPSERVLILGAAGGMGTLLVQLAHAAGAQVVGAARGAQKLGLVKRLGADAVIDYSEAGWVENVQAAFGGLPVDVLLDGVGGALGTEAFALVAHGGRVSAHGAASGGFAELDEADVSARGILVRGIEDVQFETSQAQRLATEALAQTAAGSVRPAIAREFALSDAAEAHRAIEARSIPGKAILIP from the coding sequence GTGCGTGCAGTGCGAGTGTCCGAGTACGGCGGGCCGGAGGTTCTGGTGCCGGTGGAGTTGCCCGACCCGGTGGCCGCCGCTGGTGAGGTCGTGCTGCGAGCCGAGGCGATCGACACCATCTACCTCGAGACGCAGATTCGCGGTGGCTGGGGCGAGATGTTCGGCATTGAGCTGCCGTATGTGCCAGGCGGTGCGGCCGCGGGGACTGTGGTCTCCGTCGGTCCGGGCGTCGATCCGTCCTGGCGCGGCCGGCTGGTGCTGGCGCGGCTGGGCACCCAGGGTGCGTACGCCGAACTCGTCCGCACCAGCATCGACCAGTTGGTGCCTGTCCCCGATGGCCTCGGTCTGCGGGAGGCAGCCGCTCTGGCGCACGACGGCGTCACTGGCATAGGAATTCTGGAGGCCATGGCTATCAAGCCGAGTGAGCGAGTGCTCATCCTCGGAGCTGCGGGCGGGATGGGAACGCTACTCGTTCAGCTCGCGCATGCGGCGGGTGCGCAGGTGGTCGGAGCTGCCCGGGGTGCGCAGAAACTGGGCCTGGTCAAGCGACTGGGCGCGGACGCAGTGATCGACTACTCCGAGGCCGGGTGGGTCGAGAACGTGCAGGCGGCCTTCGGTGGTCTGCCCGTTGACGTACTGCTCGACGGCGTCGGCGGTGCACTTGGTACTGAGGCGTTCGCGCTGGTTGCTCATGGTGGCCGCGTCTCTGCCCACGGAGCAGCGAGTGGTGGGTTCGCCGAGCTCGACGAGGCGGATGTGAGCGCGCGGGGAATCCTGGTGCGAGGGATCGAAGACGTACAGTTCGAGACGTCGCAGGCGCAGCGGTTGGCAACCGAGGCGCTCGCCCAGACCGCTGCCGGGAGTGTCCGCCCGGCGATTGCCCGGGAGTTCGCGCTCTCGGATGCGGCCGAGGCGCACCGTGCGATCGAAGCTCGTTCCATTCCAGGGAAGGCCATCCTGATTCCCTGA
- a CDS encoding class I SAM-dependent methyltransferase: protein MTNSAMGTSFGAATTAYEAGRPSYPAAAVDWMLAGAQREVSDIVDVGAGTGKLTAALVGDGRSVTAIDPDEAMLTTLAGNLPEVSTAVGTAESLPMAEASQDAVVLGQAWHWVEPATASAEIARVLRPGGVLGLIWNIRDERTDWVARMSRIIHLSAAEQLISGTGPQIAAPFGEVEQERIEWTRTMDRATIEAMVASRSYYITASDDDRRRIDDGLATLLDELGLTAADATIDFPYVTVAYRATC from the coding sequence ATGACCAACAGTGCGATGGGAACATCATTCGGCGCGGCGACCACTGCCTACGAGGCAGGTCGTCCCTCCTATCCAGCGGCCGCCGTCGACTGGATGCTCGCCGGTGCCCAGCGCGAGGTGAGCGACATCGTCGACGTGGGTGCGGGCACCGGCAAGCTCACCGCGGCGTTGGTGGGCGACGGCCGCAGCGTCACCGCCATCGACCCGGACGAGGCGATGCTCACCACCCTGGCGGGTAACCTGCCGGAGGTGAGCACCGCCGTCGGGACGGCCGAGAGCCTGCCGATGGCGGAGGCGAGCCAGGACGCCGTGGTGCTCGGGCAAGCCTGGCACTGGGTGGAGCCGGCCACAGCATCGGCAGAGATCGCGCGCGTGCTGCGGCCGGGTGGCGTGCTCGGGCTGATTTGGAACATCCGCGACGAACGCACCGACTGGGTGGCCCGGATGAGCCGCATCATCCACCTCAGCGCTGCCGAGCAACTTATCTCCGGTACGGGGCCGCAGATCGCTGCGCCGTTCGGCGAGGTGGAGCAAGAGCGGATCGAGTGGACCCGCACCATGGACCGCGCCACGATCGAGGCGATGGTCGCCTCGCGCAGCTACTACATCACCGCAAGTGACGACGATCGGCGGCGGATCGACGACGGCCTGGCCACGCTCCTTGACGAGCTGGGCCTGACCGCCGCTGATGCCACCATCGACTTCCCCTACGTCACGGTGGCCTACCGCGCCACCTGCTGA